CACCCCTTGTTTGCGAGTATAGTCAAAAGTTTTCCCCAACCTTTCATCATGAATTTTATCACCAGCGCGATAGGCAGCGGCAGCAGTAGAACTTTTGCCTTTACCTCTTGATATAACTTTGGCATTAAGATGATAAATTGCCATACCATGACTGTGAGTTAACCTTTTACAGAATCATCATTTTTCTTTCCCATCTGCCCAGAGGGGGGTTTGGGGGTACTCCCCCAACGCACTGGCAAACGCGAGGACAAGAGGATAACGATTGTACGAAGGGATAACGTGAGCGTTTGCATAAGTGCGCCATTCCTTCGGACTGGGGGGAGCGTTAACCTTAGTGTATCACATGACTTATGGACGTAGCGAAAACTTATTGATGGCTTATGCTAGTTTAATTATAAAGGAATAATGTGGGGAAGTCTATGAACAAGAGACTAGAGCAACTTTTAAAGAAAAAAGAACAGTTAAACGCCCAGATACAGAAAATTAAAGCCAGGGAATCAGCCGAGAAGAGAAAGGAAGATACTCGGAAAAAAATACTATTAGGGGCGTTGGTGATGGAGATGATGGATAAGGGGGAACTGGATGAAGCTAAAATTATGAAACGTTTGGATGGTTTTCTGACTAGGGAGATTGATAGGAGACTATTTGATTTTTCGGTTTCTAAGACATCAAAGAAGTAGGGGCACTCCTGTAATTTAAAACTTATTAAGACTTATGGGGAAAAAAGCGGCTTCTACTGTTGTTTTTATCCATAGGTTTACACTGCCATCCGGATAACTCCTCAAGGTATTTATCAGGGTCGAGGCTATAAAATAATGCGGCACTCTCTAGGTCAGGGGTTGAGTTAAAACCAAAGTGTCTCATTAGATTACCCCGTGTGATGCCCTCTCGTTGGTCTTCACCGGTGGGTTGCCATGTTTGCTTACCTCTAGGGGGTTTAACGGCCTCAAACCGCTTTAGTAGGTTGTCTAGTCCAAATTGGGACAGACTAGCAAAGGTAATGTCAAACTGTCGTTTTAGGCTGTAGAGTTCCTGCCTGAGTTCGTTTAACTGCCCATTTGTTACTAAAATATTTTCTTGAGGGGTGGCTACAGATTCCTCTTTAAACTCTTCTATAACCTCATCTAAACTATCAGCATTATCAAGGGTAAAATAGCCAATTCTAGAATCGATAGAGGTTTCGAGGAAGTATTGATACTTATAATGATTATTCCAACGCTTCTGTAGGTTATCAGCTTTCCCAATGTACAATAAACGCTTGTCTGGGGTAAAGACAAAGTAGATAGCAGGTAGAGGGGGCAGTTTTTGACGTTCTGTAACTTTCACATTGGGAACTGAACCGAGAATTAAATCGACTAGCACATCAGTTCTGTTCTGACGGGTCGCTTTAGCTTGACCGTCAATACTATCAATTACATCAGACGGGCAACGGAAGGTAATAGCTGTTGTCTTTGAGCTTTCGGGCATGAGTTACATATTATGACAATAGTGTATGCACTGTAATTATAGCTAACATATAAGCTGAGTAGAAACGGCCAACAAATAAGCGGTTAAGAGTTAGATACTCAAATTTATTAGCATTTTGTCATTAGCTGTATTAATATAATGTATGCAGCGTCATATAAATTAAATGACAAAATATAACACGCTCCAACTGTTTAATAGAGAATTAAATTAGAGTTATCATAAAACTAAAAGAAACTAGGTTTAAATGACAATACTGATTACAGTAAACACATTAATAGATGATTATGTCATTAGGATGCAGTAAACAGGCTTAAATGATTAGGAGTAAATTTCTGTGTGGGCAAGAGTGTCACATGGTTTAAATTACGGTGTCATGCACAACTCAACTACAGTGTATGCTGCCGTGTCATTAAAATCGCCGTTTTGTATCTCAAGTAAATTACAACTCATCCATAAACTAATGACAATGTATGTTGCTGTGTCATTAAAATTGTTGTTTTACATCTAAAGTAAATTACAGTGTAATAGCTGACCCTAGTACAGTGTAAGCAATTATTAATGACAAAAACTCTTTTTACTTGATAGGACAAGGGTTATAGCTTTTTGGTTTCATTGATGACTCCCCTTTCATGTCTAGTTATCAATCCAACTGAAGAGTAAGTTAACAGGTTATGTTCCTGACTTCCTAAGCAGTTAAC
This window of the Gloeothece citriformis PCC 7424 genome carries:
- a CDS encoding GIY-YIG nuclease family protein is translated as MPESSKTTAITFRCPSDVIDSIDGQAKATRQNRTDVLVDLILGSVPNVKVTERQKLPPLPAIYFVFTPDKRLLYIGKADNLQKRWNNHYKYQYFLETSIDSRIGYFTLDNADSLDEVIEEFKEESVATPQENILVTNGQLNELRQELYSLKRQFDITFASLSQFGLDNLLKRFEAVKPPRGKQTWQPTGEDQREGITRGNLMRHFGFNSTPDLESAALFYSLDPDKYLEELSGWQCKPMDKNNSRSRFFPHKS